Within the Granulicella sibirica genome, the region CGAAGACCTACCTGAAGATGGGCGAGACACGAGCCGGGCAGTCGGAACTGGTGATCGTGGTGGATGAAAATCCAAATAACTTCGAAGCCCGAATCCAGCTTGGACGGCTCGAGCTTGGGACAGGCTCTCCCGAGCAGGCCGAAGATCAGGCGCGGGTGGTGCTGGCCGTGGAGCCGAACAACCCGGATGCGTTTGCTCTGCTCTCCGATGTGTCCGCAAGCCAGGGGAAGCGAGCCGAGGCTCTCGAACAGATCGAGCATGCGCTTTCGATCGATCCGAACCGTTCGGCGTTCCATACACAGCTTGGCATGTTGGAGAGCGGAGATGCGCAAGGTACCGCGGTGGCGGAGCAGGAGATGCATACGGCTATGCAGCTTGACCCCAAGGATCCGAACGCGCCGATGATGCTGGCGGCGATGCTCGAGAAGAAGGGCGACCTGAAAGGGGCGGAAGAGCAGGACCTTTCCGCGATCAAGATTGCTCCGAAGAATCTGAACGCGAGGGCGAGCCTGGCAGGGGTGTATCGACGGGCGGGCGATCGGATTGCCGCAGAGCAGACGCTGCGAAAAGCGGTGGAGGATCTTCCGGACAACGATGACGCCGCGAATCTGCTGAGCGCGTACTACGTGCAGGACGGGCTGATCGACCACGCGGAGATTGTGTTCGAAGAGCTGTCGGCGTCGTATGCGAAGAGCGCAGCGATCAGGCTGGCATATGCGCGGATGCTGATCAGCAAGAACGACTATAGCAGGGCGTCGCAGATCGCGGACCAGGTACGGAAGATTGCGGCCGATGACCCGGACTACGCGATTCTGAATGCAACCATTCTGGTTCACGCCGGGAAGGGGAGCGAAGCATTTGAAGTTCTGCAGGCCGCAGCGAAGAAATTTCCAGAGAACGCGCCCTTGCAGGTTGCACTGGGCAAGGTGGCACGGCTGGGAGGCGATGTGAGGACGGCGGAGGCAAGCTTTCGCCGGGCGGCGGTATTGCAGCCTGGAAGTGTAGAGGCGCAGGAGGGGCTAGCAGAGATCGCAAATGGCCGAGGGGATTCCGCGCTGCTGACGCAGGTGGCGGAGACGACGATCGCGCTGCATCCGAGCTACTCCGATGCTTATGTGTGGCGGGGGACGGCGGAGGCGAACCAGAACCTGTATGAGAAGGCGGAGGCGGACTTTCAGACCTCCATCAAGCTCAATCCGAATAACGCGTCGGCGCTTACCGAGCTTGGTCAGCTTCGGTTGCGGGAGCAGCATGCCTCCGAGGGGACGGCGCTGCTGGAAGAGGCATTGACGAAGGATGCGAACGCGAAGACGGCGCTGCAGCAGCTTGTGGCGTATGTCTACACGAAGCAGCCGGCGATGGCCATGGCGCGGCTTCAGGAGCAGGTGAAGAAGGCCCCGGAGAGCAGCGATGTCCGGGTACAACTCGCCACGATGCAGCTCTCGCGGAAGGATTTCAGCGATGCCAGCGCCAGTGCGCAGAAGGGGATGGAGCTGGACCCGACGAACAGGGAGGCCCTCCAGGTGTATGCGCAGGCGGAGTTTGGCCTTGGACACCCGGACGTTGCGATTCATGTCTGGGATGGCTGGATCAGCGGTCATCCGAAAGACGCGGAGGCGACCTCGATGGCGGGGTTGCTGGAAGAGGCGTCTGGAGACCAGAAGAAAGCGATGACCTGGTACAGGCGCAGCCTCGAGCTCGATCCGGAGCAGGGACTGGCCGCGAATAATCTGGCTTACCTGATGGTGCAGAACGGGCAGAGCGTCGATGCAGCGCTTGCGCTTGCGCAGACGGCGCGGCGGCGGGAGCCGAACTCGGCGAATACCGCGGATACGCTAGGGTGGGTTTACTTCCACAAAGGGACATACCCTCTCGCTCGC harbors:
- a CDS encoding tetratricopeptide repeat protein, whose amino-acid sequence is MIRKGEYGRRLASSLSLVLAFAAGCNYDPNVRKQKYLESGMRFENSGKLNEAANQFLNALKVDRNFTDAHYELAKTYLKMGETRAGQSELVIVVDENPNNFEARIQLGRLELGTGSPEQAEDQARVVLAVEPNNPDAFALLSDVSASQGKRAEALEQIEHALSIDPNRSAFHTQLGMLESGDAQGTAVAEQEMHTAMQLDPKDPNAPMMLAAMLEKKGDLKGAEEQDLSAIKIAPKNLNARASLAGVYRRAGDRIAAEQTLRKAVEDLPDNDDAANLLSAYYVQDGLIDHAEIVFEELSASYAKSAAIRLAYARMLISKNDYSRASQIADQVRKIAADDPDYAILNATILVHAGKGSEAFEVLQAAAKKFPENAPLQVALGKVARLGGDVRTAEASFRRAAVLQPGSVEAQEGLAEIANGRGDSALLTQVAETTIALHPSYSDAYVWRGTAEANQNLYEKAEADFQTSIKLNPNNASALTELGQLRLREQHASEGTALLEEALTKDANAKTALQQLVAYVYTKQPAMAMARLQEQVKKAPESSDVRVQLATMQLSRKDFSDASASAQKGMELDPTNREALQVYAQAEFGLGHPDVAIHVWDGWISGHPKDAEATSMAGLLEEASGDQKKAMTWYRRSLELDPEQGLAANNLAYLMVQNGQSVDAALALAQTARRREPNSANTADTLGWVYFHKGTYPLARDLLESALKQSPENASINYHLGMTYLKLGNKADAAMHLKKAVSLAPKTQIAKDAGAALAQMG